Sequence from the Fusobacterium periodonticum ATCC 33693 genome:
TAGAAGAAATGGGTGCTAAATTTAAAATTGAAGGAGATAAATTAGAAGTTTTATCTAAATTATCTGATTTAAAACCTGTGAAGGTAACTACTATGCCTCACCCTGGTTTCCCAACAGATTTACAATCTCCAATGATGACTCTTATGTGTTTAGTAAATGGAGTTAGCGAAATCAAAGAAACAATATTTGAAAATAGATTTATGCATGTGCCAGAACTTAATAGAATGGGAGCTAAAATAGAAATAGACTCGTCAACTGCTAAAATAACAGGAGTTGAAAATTTCTCATCAGCTGAAGTTATGGCAAGTGATTTAAGAGCAGGAGCATCACTTATACTTGCTGCACTGAAAGCAAATGGTGAGAGTTTAGTAAATAGAATCTATCATGTGGATAGAGGTTATGAAAATTTTGAAGAAAAATTCAAGGCTTTAGAAGCAAATATAGAAAGAATTAAAACAGAAGCCTAAGGAGATAAAATGGAAAGAATTATTGGTGTTAATCCTGTAACAGAAGCCTTACTTAATAAAGAGAAGAACATAGAAAAATTAGAACTCTATAATGGCTTAAAAGGTGAAACAGTACAAAAGCTAAAGGAATTAGCTTCTAAAAGAAATATTAAAATTTTCTACACAAATAAAAAAATAGATAATTCTCAAGGTGTAGCAGTGTATATAAGTAATTTTGATTACTATAAAGATTTTGATGAAGCCTATGAAGAGCTTGCTTCTAAAAATAAGTCAGTAGTTTTAATCTTAGATGAAATTCAAGATCCTAGAAACTTTGGTGCAATAATAAGAAGTGCTGAAGTATTCAAAGTTGATTTAATATTAATACCTGAGAGAAACTCAGTTAGAATAAATGAAACTGTTGTTAAGACTTCAACAGGAGCCATAGAATATGTAAATATTTCTAAGGTAACTAATCTATCTGACACAATAAATAAATTAAAAAAATTAGATTATTGGGTATATGGAGCAGCTGGGGAAGCTAGTATCAACTACAATGAAGAAGATTATCCTAATAAAATTGTTTTAGTTCTTGGAAATGAAGGTAGTGGGATTAGAAAAAAAGTTAGAGAACACTGTGATAAACTAATTAAAATTCCAATGTTTGGGCAAATAAATTCTTTAAATGTCTCTGTTGCAAGTGGAATACTGCTGTCAAGAATAGTTAATAAATAATGGTGAGATGATGGAAGAAAATATAAATACTATTTTAAAGAAAGCTCAAACTGGAGACAGTGAGGCTATAGATTGGATTTTAAAAGAGTATTCAAAAATTTTATCTTTTAATGCACAAAAATATTATTTAATAGGTGCTGAACAAGAAGATTTACTACAAGAAGGTATTTTAGGACTATTAAAAGCTATAAAATTCTATGATGAAACTAAATCTTCTTTCAGTAGTTTTGCTTTTCTGTGTATAAGAAGAGAAATGATAAGTGCTATCAGAAAGGCTAATACTCAAAAAAATTCTATTTTGAATGAAGCTTTAACAACAAGCTCAATGATAGAAGATAGTTCTGATGTAGATAATTATATTTCTTCAGAAAATAATCCTGAAGAAGCATATCTTTTAAAAGAAGAAATAAAAGAATTTAAGAATTTTTCAGATAAAAATTTTAGTAAGTTTGAAAAAGAAGTTTTAAAATATTTAATAAGAGGTTATTCATATAGAGAAATTGCTAAAATCTTATCTAAAAACTTAAAAAGTATAGACAATACTATTCAAAGAATTAGAAAAAAAAGTGAAGATTGGATAAATAAAGAAGAAATTTAAGAGGTGGAAAAGTTGAGAGAATACGATTACAAGGAAATTGAAAAGAAATGGCAAGAAAAATGGGCTAAAGATAATATCTTTAAAACAGAAGATGAAGTAGCAGGTAAAGAAAATTATTATGTACTTTCAATGTTACCTTATCCTTCAGGGAAACTACATGTTGGACATGCTAGAAACTATACTATAGGAGATGTTATTTCAAGATATAAGAGAATGAAGGGGTATAATGTACTTCAACCTATGGGTTGGGACTCATTTGGACTTCCTGCAGAAAATGCTGCTATTCAAAATGGAATTCACCCTGCTATTTGGACTAAATCTAATATAGAAAATATGAGAAGACAATTAAAATTAATTGGTTTTTCTTATGATTGGGAAAGAGAAATAGCAAGCTATACTCCAGAATATTATAAATGGAATCAATGGTTATTCAAAAGAATGTATGAAAAAGGATTAATCTACAAGAAAAAATCTTTAGTTAACTGGTGTCCTGACTGTCAAACAGTTCTAGCAAACGAACAAGTTGAAGATGGAATGTGTTGGCGTCACTCTAAGACTCATGTTATACAAAAAGAATTGGAACAATGGTTCTTTAAAATAACTGACTATGCTGATGAGCTATTAGAAGGTCATGAAGAAATAAAAGATGGTTGGCCTGAAAAAGTTTTAACTATGCAAAAGAACTGGATAGGTAAATCTTTTGGTACTGAATTAAAATTAAAGGTTGTTGAAACAGGTGAAGACTTACCTATATTCACAACAAGAATAGATACTATCTATGGTGTTTCTTATGCAGTTGTTGCACCTGAACACCCTATTGTTGATAAAATCTTAAAAGTTAATCCTTCAATCAAAGACAAAGTAACAGAAATGAAAAATACTGATATGATTGAAAGAGGAGCAGAAGGTAGAGAGAAAAATGGTATTGACAGTGGTTGGCATATAGAAAACCCAGTAAGTAAAGAAATAGTTCCATTATGGATAGCTGACTATGTTCTTATGAACTATGGTACAGGAGCCGTAATGGGAGTACCTGCTCATGATGAAAGAGACTTTGCTTTTGCTGGTAAATACAATTTACCTGTTAAACAAGTTATAACTTCCAAAAAAGCTGATGAAAAAGTTGAATTACCTTTTGTTGAAGAGGGTATAATGATAAACTCAGGTGACTTTAATGGTCTATCTAGTAAAGATGCTTTAATTAAAATAGCAGAATATGTTGAAGAAAAAAATCTTGGACAAAGAACATATAAATATAGATTAAAAGACTGGGGTATCTCAAGACAAAGATATTGGGGAACTCCTATACCTGTTCTATACTGTGAAAAATGTGGTGAAGTTTTAGAAAAAGATGAAAATTTACCTGTAATCTTACCTGATGATATAGAGTTCTCTGGAAATGGAAATCCTTTAGAAACTTCTAACCAATTTAAAGAAGCTACTTGTCCTTGTTGTGGTGGAAAAGCTAGAAGAGATACTGACACTATGGATACTTTCGTAGACTCATCTTGGTATTTCTTAAGATACTGTGATCCTAAGAATTTAAATTTACCTTTTACTAAAGAAATTGTAGATAAATGGACTCCTGTAGACCAATATATTGGTGGAGTTGAACATGCTGTAATGCACTTACTATATGCTAGATTCTTCTTTAAAGTTTTAAGAGATTTAGGACTATTAACAGCAAATGAACCATTTAAAAGACTATTAACTCAAGGAATGGTATTAGGACCATCATATTATTCTGAAAAAGAAAACAGATATTTACTTCCAAAAGATGTTGTTTTAAAGGGAGATAAGGCTTATTCTGAAGCAGGAGAAGAATTACAAGTTAAAGTTGAAAAGATGTCAAAATCTAAAAATAATGGTGTTGACCCTGAAGAAATGTTAGATAAATATGGAGCCGATACAACTAGATTATTTATCATGTTTGCTGCACCACCTGAAAAAGAATTAGAATGGAATGAAAATGGACTTGCAGGAGCATATAGATTTTTAACAAGAGTTTGGAGATTAATTTTTGAAAATTCAGAACTTGTAAAAAATGCTCATGATGACATTGATTATAATAAGCTTTCTAAAGAAGATAAGGCATTATTGATTAAATTAAATCAGACTATTAAAAAAGTTACTGATGCAATTGAAAACAACTACCATTTTAACACTGCTATAGCTGCTAATATGGAACTTATCAATGAAGTTCAAAGCTATGTTACTAACTCAATGAGTTCTGAACAAGCTCCTAAAATTCTAGCTTACACATTGAAAAAGATATTACTTATGTTATCTCCATTTGTTCCACATTTCTGTGATGAAATTTGGGAAGAATTAGGAGAAACTGGATATTTATTCAATGAAAAATGGCCTGAATATGATGAGAAAATGTTATCTTCTGATGAAGTTACTATAGCTGTTCAAGTCAATGGAAAAATTAGAGGAAGCTTTGAAATTGAAAAAGATAGTGATAAGGCTGTAGTTGAAAAAGCTGCTTTAGAATTACCAAATGTTACTAAACATTTAGAAGGAATGAATATTGTAAAAGTTATAGTAATACCTAATAGAATAGTTAATATTGTTGTAAAGCCACAATAATTTTGGAGTTTATTATGAATGGAAAATTAAAGGTCTTTTTAACACAGATATTAGTATTGCTTAGCTTGGTGATTGCAATAAACCTATTTGCCTTTTTTGCTATAAAATTTGGATTTCTAAACTCTGAATATTCTATGGCTGGTTGTACTGTCATTGGAGTTGGAGCATATCTAATATATCTTTATACTTTATATAAAGATAAAAAAAGAAAAAATAAAAAATATTAATTAAAATAAGAGTTATCATATAAAAAGTAAAAAAATAGTTCGTTACTGAGTAGATTTTAGAAAATTTTCTTTGAGAGAATTTAATAAACTTTAGTTATATATAACGATTACTTGCCAGCCATCAGTGTTTCGTGAGCTCCACAAAGGCTCACTCAACAATAATGGACGTCGCAGTAATCTTATTGAAAACTATTAGTTATTTGCTCAAAGAAAATTTCTAATATTTTTTACTTTCTAAGTGAAATAGCTCTTTTTTATTTTTCAAAATATGAATAACTGTCTAAAGTATCTAGTAGATAGCCGTCTACTCCTATTTCATCTAATTTTTTTTGATATTCTTTTATAATCTCTTTCCATTTAGGATCCCAATATTTGACTATATAATTTCCTTCCCAATTTTCATTTTCACTAACAATCCAATCAGGTTTATTTTTATTCCATTCTTTCTTCCAATAGAACCTATAATCTTCAGCTTCTCCTATACTCAAATAAGCAATAACTATTCTCTTTCCACCATTCTTTTTAATTTTTAATCCTTCTATTTGCCCCTTAGTGAAGAAAACATTATCATAAGAAACTTCTATTAAAAGTAAATCATAATTAGTATTTTTTAAAGCTTGATAGTATTCATCCATACTAAAAAATTTTTCAGGATTCAACAAACACAGATAATTTTTAACTTCATTAAGATTATGAATATCATTTGTATTATAGTCATTTATTGGCTTATAGAAATCACTTAAGGCAAATGAAGGAAGTAGTTCATTTAGCAGATTTGTCTTTAAAGATTCTTGCTTTAAAATGTTTCTTTTCTTTTCACCTTTTCCATAATTTATAATAAAGACAGGCTTTCCTTTTTTTCTAATAGGAAGAAGTAATTTTAATAATTCATTATTTACTTCTTTTGAAGTTGCAACATTGAATTTTAAAATATCACCATAATACAATGATTCTTGAGTTGTTCCATTTGTAATTTTAAAAAATTTCTCATCTATCTTATTATCTTTAAAATACAACTCATTCCCATTTTGAGTGATAATAATCTTATTTTTGCTTGTATTGTTTCTTATTTCCCTTACAAAATCTCTCATTCTATCCCTATATATTTCATTTGTTGTTGAAAAACTAAAATAATATATACAGAAAAATAATAATAAAATATATTTTTTAATAAAAATCACCTCTTTTTTATTTTATCATAATTTTGAAATCATTTTAAAATTCTTATTCTTTAGTATAAAAATAAAGAATTATTAGACTATTAATATTTATAAAAAAGGAAGAAATTATATTCTATTGTTTTAATTTAGAGCATAATTTTTTTTAATTTCAAAATTAGTATATTGACAAATAAAATAATTCTATTTATTATTAGTCGAAAATAATAAAATTTTGAAAGGAGAAAGTAATAATGAAAAAATTATTAGCTTTACTAACTATATTATCTTCAATAATAGCCTTTGCAGAAGATACTATAGAACTTGATCAAACAACTATAAAAAGTGCTCCTAAAAGTTCTGATTACACTCTAATCCCAAAAGAACAAAAAAATACCTATGTTATTACTCAAGAGAAAATAAGAGAAAGGAACTATAAAAATGTAGAAGATGTTTTAAGAGATGCACCAGGAGTTACAATACAAAATACAGCTTTTGGTCCAAGAGTTGATATGAGAGGTAGTGGAGAGAAATCTTTAAGTAGAGTTAAAGTATTAATAGATGGGGTTAGTATAAATCCTACAGAAGAAACAATGGCAAGTTTACCAATAAATTCAATCCCTATTGAAACTGTAAAAAAAATTGAGATAATCCCAGGAGGAGGAGCTACTCTTTATGGAAGTGGTTCTGTTGGTGGAGTTGTAAGTATAACAACTAACTCAAATGTTACCAAAAATAATTTTTTCGCTGACTTAAACTATGGATCATTTGACAATAGAAACTTTGGTTTTGCAGGTGGATATAACTTCAATAAACATCTATATGTAAACTATGGTTTTAGTTACCTTAATAGTGAAGGGTACAGAAGAGAAGAAGAAAAAGAAAATAAGATTTATTTACTTGGATTTGATTATAAGATAAATCCTAAAAATAAATTTAGATTCCAAACTAGATATAGTAAATTCAAAGATGATGGAAGTAATCAGGTAACAAGACAAGTTTTAGAATATGATAGAAAAGAAGTTGGCTTAAATTTAGATGCTGTAACAAGAGATAAAAGTTATACTTTTGATTATGAATATAGACCAACTCAAAATTTAATAATGGCTGGAACTTTATATAAACAAGAACAAGATAGAAACTTTAAAACAGAAAGCTTAGATGATATCAGAATAATTTCTTCACCAGCTGGTTATACTTATGGAAGTTACAAGGAAGAAATGAACTTTTATGATATAACATCTAAAATGACAGCAAAATTTGAAGAAGATAAGAAAGGTTTAAAACTAAAGAGTAAATATGACTACACTAAAGGTGAGTTAATCTTAGGATATGATTATCAAAAAGCAGTAAACAAAAGAGATTCCTTTGTACAATCTGAAACTTTAAAATCATATAATAATGGTTATACAAATGGTGTTTTAAGAGGTGATGATATTCAGCCAGTTATTAATCGTGTTAAGGTGAATATGGAAAAAGAATCTCATAGTTTCTATGCTTTTAATAAATTTGATGTAATAGATAACTTAAATATTACAACAGGATTTAGAACAGAAATTACAAAATATAAAGGTGAAAGAGTTAATGGACCAAATACTATGCCATATGTTGCTGCTAAAACTACTGAAATAAGCACAGACAGAAAATTAGAAAATTATGCTGCTGAATTTGGAATTTTATCCAAATATCGTGATACAGGAAGAGTATTTTTAAGATATGAAAAAGGATTTGTAACTCCTTTTGCAAATCAATTAACTGATAAAGTTCGTGATAATAGTTTACCTAAAAAAGTTGGATTCTTTGATCCTCCTCAAGTTAATGTGGCATCTAAATATGTAGATAATAATTTAAAATCAGAAAAAACTGATACAGTAGAACTAGGAATAAGAGATTATTTTTGGGGTTCTTTGTTTAGTGCCTCTGTATTTTTAACAGATACAAAAGATGAGATAACTTTGATAAGTTCAGGTGTCACTAACCCAGCAGTAAATAGATGGAAATATAGAAATATTGGAAAAACTAGAAGAATGGGATTAGAACTAGAAGCTGAACAAAATTTTGGAAATTGGTCTTTATCTGAATCTTTGACATTACTTAATACAAAAGTTTTAAAAGCTAATGAAGAAGCAAGATTAGAAAAAGGAGATAAAGTTCCATTAGTACCAAGAGTTAAAGCTACATTGGGTATAAAATATAATTTTACAGACAAAGTTGCATTAGTTGGAACTTACACTTACTTCAGTAAAAGAGAGACAAGAGAAATAAGAGAAAGCCAAGATTTAAATAAAGATGATGATATTATAAAACATACAATTGGTGGCTATGGTGTAACAGATTTAGGAGTTTTATATAAAGCAGATGCTTATTCTAATATTAAAGTAGGTTCAAAAAATATATTTGGTAAAAAATATAATTTAAGAGAAACAAGCCTTGAAGCTTTACCTGCACCAGAAAAAACTTATTACTTAGAAATGAATGTTAGATTCTAATTAAGAGGAGTATAAAGATGAAACATAAAATTTTGACAATTATAGCATTAATATTATTAGTAAATCAAGTAAACGCAGCAGAAAAAAGTATATATAGTCCAAGAGGTCATTATAGAATTCCTTTAAAAAGTGAAAATGTAGAAACTTTTGAAGGAGGGGGGTATGAAAACTTATTAAGAATGGTAGATGAGTATAATAGACAAAGAGGAATCAATCGTTCTTATTTTTATAAAAGTACTAATAAAGAATTAAGACTTCATGATAATATAGATTTGATCCCTGTTACACAATATACAGGAGATGAAGAGCATGGGAATTATGGAACTGCAGAATTAGATAAAAAAAATAGCCTTACAAAAGGATATTTAGATTTACCTTCTATTATTGAAAAAGGTACAGAAGCTTTAAAACAAAATGGAAATTATGAAGATTTTTCTTATACAACAAAAGGAAATAAAAAAAGATTCTATTTTGGAAATGGAAATGTTACAAATGATATTATTATTAAAGGAACTAATGAATTTAATAAAGAGTTAGAGTTACAAAAAAATGCAAAGACTGATAAATATCTTATAGATGGGAAATATGAAAGTATTAATTACTCCAATAGAAATCAATTAGGTATTACAATGGATGAATACTATAAAAGAATTGAAGGAAAATCAAATGATGAAGTTCGTCAATTTCTTCTAGAAAAACTTAAAGAAAAAAGACCTGATTTGAATATTTATGAAAAAGATGGAGAACTATATACAAAGGAAAATGGACAAGAATGGAAAGTATACTACAAAGTAGAACCTGTTTCTGTTGAAAGAACAAGTACCAATGGGCAAATTATTAAAGATAGTGAGAAATTTGAAGATACTGTATATACCAATATCTATGTTTATAAACCAAATAATGATCCTCAAAATAGTTCTGGTAGAATCTTATATACAAATAAAGGAGATATCATAGTAGAAGATAAATTAAGTTCAAATACTGATATGCTTATAAATACTGGCTACAACAGAGAAAGATCATTACAAGATATAATTGATTTTGCAAAAACTGGTGAAAACTTACCAGCAGATGCTTCAGAAAATGAAAAAAATGTTTATAGATATGTTAGAGATAAAGAAGATGTAAAAGCTGGAACAATGAGTCAATCTGATTTTGATGCTAAATGGGTAACTCCTTTTGGACCAGGAAGTACTTTTCAAAATGATATTCAAGCATATATGCAAGAAAAAACTGTTAAAGAAGCTGAGTTAAAACCATTAAAAGAAAAATATGATGAATATAAAAGAAAATTAAAAGAAGTAGAAAATAGCCCTGAATTTCAAAGCCTAGGTTATAGTCATGGTATTTTTAACCCACAATTTTCTCATTGGTATAGTCAACAAGATATTGATGATTTTATAGCAACACATACTCCAGAACAAGTTCAAGCTGCGAAAGATTACTATAAATATAAAGCTTTAAAAAATACTGCAGATGATGATGTTCTTAATAAAGAGATTGAAATAGCAGATCTTGAGGCTAGATATGGTTTTGCTAAATACGGTCCTGCCCAAAATCAAAGATGGAGAGGAAAGTTTATACAAAATAGCCATATTAGTTTAACAAAAACAGGTAAAAAAATAGAATTTCGTGGACAAGGAAAAATTTTAGGAAAAGTGGACTTAGGAGAAGGAGAAAATGAACTTCTTATATCTGAAGCGTCAACTGGACGTTTTGGAACTAATATTATTTTAGGACCTTACTCTTCTTTACATGGGATTAAAATTTTAAGAGTTGGTGGAAAATCTAGTGCTAATGAAGGAAATGCTTCACTTTCAGGAAGAACTTCACTTACTTTAGATTTAGATCCAACTAAGAAAAATGATGAAGGGCATCTATATCAACATGCTTTAAAAGACTCTGATCCAAATATTGTTTTTATTCAAGGAAATACCGCTATTGGAAGAACAGATGGCATAACAAATCCAATGAAAGATAGAAACCAATTTGAAGTAGAATTAATGGTAAGTAGATTGTCTAAAGATTCTACAATAGATATGGGAAGAAAAATTCATTATACATATACAAATAGAATTTTCGGAGAATCTTGGGATATGAATATTCCTTTTATATCAGATTCAATTGCTCACTCTTTGGTTGACAATCATAAATACTCTAAAAATGGAAATTCTTTACTAGAAGTTAAAATAAAAAATGAAATTAAACGTTTAGATCAAGATGAAAATGAAGTTTATAGAAGTATTAAAAATGCTAATTTACTGAGTTTAGTACAGCCTACTTTAACAACTACAAATAAAAAAACAAAGTTTAGTGTAAAAGATGAGAAAAAGGAAGAAAGTAAAAAACTAGCTTTATTTGATTATTTAATAGAGAAGAAACCAGAAGA
This genomic interval carries:
- the rlmB gene encoding 23S rRNA (guanosine(2251)-2'-O)-methyltransferase RlmB, with protein sequence MERIIGVNPVTEALLNKEKNIEKLELYNGLKGETVQKLKELASKRNIKIFYTNKKIDNSQGVAVYISNFDYYKDFDEAYEELASKNKSVVLILDEIQDPRNFGAIIRSAEVFKVDLILIPERNSVRINETVVKTSTGAIEYVNISKVTNLSDTINKLKKLDYWVYGAAGEASINYNEEDYPNKIVLVLGNEGSGIRKKVREHCDKLIKIPMFGQINSLNVSVASGILLSRIVNK
- a CDS encoding sigma-70 family RNA polymerase sigma factor, producing MEENINTILKKAQTGDSEAIDWILKEYSKILSFNAQKYYLIGAEQEDLLQEGILGLLKAIKFYDETKSSFSSFAFLCIRREMISAIRKANTQKNSILNEALTTSSMIEDSSDVDNYISSENNPEEAYLLKEEIKEFKNFSDKNFSKFEKEVLKYLIRGYSYREIAKILSKNLKSIDNTIQRIRKKSEDWINKEEI
- the leuS gene encoding leucine--tRNA ligase; protein product: MREYDYKEIEKKWQEKWAKDNIFKTEDEVAGKENYYVLSMLPYPSGKLHVGHARNYTIGDVISRYKRMKGYNVLQPMGWDSFGLPAENAAIQNGIHPAIWTKSNIENMRRQLKLIGFSYDWEREIASYTPEYYKWNQWLFKRMYEKGLIYKKKSLVNWCPDCQTVLANEQVEDGMCWRHSKTHVIQKELEQWFFKITDYADELLEGHEEIKDGWPEKVLTMQKNWIGKSFGTELKLKVVETGEDLPIFTTRIDTIYGVSYAVVAPEHPIVDKILKVNPSIKDKVTEMKNTDMIERGAEGREKNGIDSGWHIENPVSKEIVPLWIADYVLMNYGTGAVMGVPAHDERDFAFAGKYNLPVKQVITSKKADEKVELPFVEEGIMINSGDFNGLSSKDALIKIAEYVEEKNLGQRTYKYRLKDWGISRQRYWGTPIPVLYCEKCGEVLEKDENLPVILPDDIEFSGNGNPLETSNQFKEATCPCCGGKARRDTDTMDTFVDSSWYFLRYCDPKNLNLPFTKEIVDKWTPVDQYIGGVEHAVMHLLYARFFFKVLRDLGLLTANEPFKRLLTQGMVLGPSYYSEKENRYLLPKDVVLKGDKAYSEAGEELQVKVEKMSKSKNNGVDPEEMLDKYGADTTRLFIMFAAPPEKELEWNENGLAGAYRFLTRVWRLIFENSELVKNAHDDIDYNKLSKEDKALLIKLNQTIKKVTDAIENNYHFNTAIAANMELINEVQSYVTNSMSSEQAPKILAYTLKKILLMLSPFVPHFCDEIWEELGETGYLFNEKWPEYDEKMLSSDEVTIAVQVNGKIRGSFEIEKDSDKAVVEKAALELPNVTKHLEGMNIVKVIVIPNRIVNIVVKPQ
- a CDS encoding endo alpha-1,4 polygalactosaminidase; the encoded protein is MKKYILLLFFCIYYFSFSTTNEIYRDRMRDFVREIRNNTSKNKIIITQNGNELYFKDNKIDEKFFKITNGTTQESLYYGDILKFNVATSKEVNNELLKLLLPIRKKGKPVFIINYGKGEKKRNILKQESLKTNLLNELLPSFALSDFYKPINDYNTNDIHNLNEVKNYLCLLNPEKFFSMDEYYQALKNTNYDLLLIEVSYDNVFFTKGQIEGLKIKKNGGKRIVIAYLSIGEAEDYRFYWKKEWNKNKPDWIVSENENWEGNYIVKYWDPKWKEIIKEYQKKLDEIGVDGYLLDTLDSYSYFEK
- a CDS encoding TonB-dependent receptor, whose translation is MKKLLALLTILSSIIAFAEDTIELDQTTIKSAPKSSDYTLIPKEQKNTYVITQEKIRERNYKNVEDVLRDAPGVTIQNTAFGPRVDMRGSGEKSLSRVKVLIDGVSINPTEETMASLPINSIPIETVKKIEIIPGGGATLYGSGSVGGVVSITTNSNVTKNNFFADLNYGSFDNRNFGFAGGYNFNKHLYVNYGFSYLNSEGYRREEEKENKIYLLGFDYKINPKNKFRFQTRYSKFKDDGSNQVTRQVLEYDRKEVGLNLDAVTRDKSYTFDYEYRPTQNLIMAGTLYKQEQDRNFKTESLDDIRIISSPAGYTYGSYKEEMNFYDITSKMTAKFEEDKKGLKLKSKYDYTKGELILGYDYQKAVNKRDSFVQSETLKSYNNGYTNGVLRGDDIQPVINRVKVNMEKESHSFYAFNKFDVIDNLNITTGFRTEITKYKGERVNGPNTMPYVAAKTTEISTDRKLENYAAEFGILSKYRDTGRVFLRYEKGFVTPFANQLTDKVRDNSLPKKVGFFDPPQVNVASKYVDNNLKSEKTDTVELGIRDYFWGSLFSASVFLTDTKDEITLISSGVTNPAVNRWKYRNIGKTRRMGLELEAEQNFGNWSLSESLTLLNTKVLKANEEARLEKGDKVPLVPRVKATLGIKYNFTDKVALVGTYTYFSKRETREIRESQDLNKDDDIIKHTIGGYGVTDLGVLYKADAYSNIKVGSKNIFGKKYNLRETSLEALPAPEKTYYLEMNVRF
- a CDS encoding autotransporter outer membrane beta-barrel domain-containing protein, translating into MKHKILTIIALILLVNQVNAAEKSIYSPRGHYRIPLKSENVETFEGGGYENLLRMVDEYNRQRGINRSYFYKSTNKELRLHDNIDLIPVTQYTGDEEHGNYGTAELDKKNSLTKGYLDLPSIIEKGTEALKQNGNYEDFSYTTKGNKKRFYFGNGNVTNDIIIKGTNEFNKELELQKNAKTDKYLIDGKYESINYSNRNQLGITMDEYYKRIEGKSNDEVRQFLLEKLKEKRPDLNIYEKDGELYTKENGQEWKVYYKVEPVSVERTSTNGQIIKDSEKFEDTVYTNIYVYKPNNDPQNSSGRILYTNKGDIIVEDKLSSNTDMLINTGYNRERSLQDIIDFAKTGENLPADASENEKNVYRYVRDKEDVKAGTMSQSDFDAKWVTPFGPGSTFQNDIQAYMQEKTVKEAELKPLKEKYDEYKRKLKEVENSPEFQSLGYSHGIFNPQFSHWYSQQDIDDFIATHTPEQVQAAKDYYKYKALKNTADDDVLNKEIEIADLEARYGFAKYGPAQNQRWRGKFIQNSHISLTKTGKKIEFRGQGKILGKVDLGEGENELLISEASTGRFGTNIILGPYSSLHGIKILRVGGKSSANEGNASLSGRTSLTLDLDPTKKNDEGHLYQHALKDSDPNIVFIQGNTAIGRTDGITNPMKDRNQFEVELMVSRLSKDSTIDMGRKIHYTYTNRIFGESWDMNIPFISDSIAHSLVDNHKYSKNGNSLLEVKIKNEIKRLDQDENEVYRSIKNANLLSLVQPTLTTTNKKTKFSVKDEKKEESKKLALFDYLIEKKPEDIIKDLSDFNLDKDKEQEAVDKINKLQSSPVILSTKRKLEKLNELHQREEYKNIDLGKFINPFAIDYDITISLANISEVWTDYDEFYQKDLGYRNSEVGKVEEKRIEKRAEESLKRIKSIVDKIDKDTLTNLATQYPEAELGSIISLINDIKALNNTSQEGMRSLYNKVIGLKKNIDKQLAYKENLLEELEKSITLYSGNEQTLYNNLRGIISYTLREEEALQELKELLSQLKDTNIYSKVNKIAKNEISTYTNIPFDINRSLSENKHYTRGGFISNRTVQDNFKGNIYTAYGIYEYKFKDNTSIGFMVGGANTNHKITHTKRSAESTPTDSTIKGTSAYLGSYFNQELISSKINWINGLGLQYGSYKAERHLKNNYQSFDSNGKVKIKGLNTYTGFVISYPIQEDVALQFKGILSYTFLQQGRVKEKNGLTIDVDSKNYNYLDSEVGIGMSKTLYDIDGKSNLTASISGISGLYGYKNDNLKARITGSTSSFEIKGDRVKKDAVKILIDYNVQKATGFNYGLEGTYISNSDENNVKIGIKAGYTF